The following proteins are encoded in a genomic region of Mycolicibacterium confluentis:
- a CDS encoding glutaredoxin family protein — protein MIPAQVCLLTRAGCQICVRVHDQLAALADELGFELSDVDVDAAAAAGDASLRAEFGDRLPVVLLDGAEHSYWEVDEPRLRRDLADRNCGT, from the coding sequence ATGATCCCCGCGCAGGTCTGCCTGCTGACCAGAGCCGGATGCCAGATCTGTGTGCGTGTGCACGACCAACTGGCGGCGTTGGCCGACGAACTCGGCTTCGAGTTGAGCGACGTCGACGTCGACGCGGCGGCGGCCGCGGGCGACGCGTCGCTGCGGGCCGAGTTCGGCGACCGCCTGCCCGTGGTGCTGCTCGACGGCGCAGAACACAGTTACTGGGAGGTGGACGAACCCCGGCTGCGCCGGGACCTCGCAGACCGGAACTGTGGCACATGA
- a CDS encoding FAS1-like dehydratase domain-containing protein — MVAEEIIGTHYRYPDKFVVGREKVREYSTAVLDDHGAHHDEAAAAELGYPSLVAPLTFIAVAGRRVQMEMFKRFDVGINIARVIHRDQKNKYHRPLVVGDEIYFDSYLDSVIESHGTVIAELRAEVTDANGEPVITSVVTMIGEAAHDSETNEQVAAIAARLGM, encoded by the coding sequence ATGGTTGCTGAAGAGATCATCGGAACGCACTACCGCTACCCCGACAAGTTCGTGGTCGGCCGGGAGAAGGTGCGCGAGTACTCCACAGCTGTGCTCGACGACCACGGCGCCCACCACGACGAGGCCGCGGCCGCCGAACTCGGCTATCCGAGCCTGGTCGCGCCGCTGACGTTCATCGCGGTCGCGGGGCGCCGGGTACAGATGGAGATGTTCAAGCGGTTCGACGTGGGCATCAACATCGCCCGCGTGATCCACCGCGACCAGAAGAACAAGTACCACCGCCCGCTGGTCGTGGGTGACGAAATCTACTTCGACTCCTACCTCGACTCGGTGATCGAATCGCACGGCACCGTGATCGCCGAACTGCGCGCAGAGGTGACCGACGCCAACGGCGAACCCGTGATCACCAGCGTCGTGACGATGATCGGTGAGGCCGCGCACGACTCCGAGACCAACGAACAGGTCGCCGCGATCGCTGCTCGCCTGGGGATGTAG
- a CDS encoding HAD family hydrolase: MADEPKPPAPADLTAAAFFDVDNTMVHGSSLVHFARGLAARKYFTYRDVLGFVYAQAKFQLTGRENSEDVAEGKRKALSFIEGRPTTELVELGEEIYDEIIADKIWPGTRDLAQMHLDAGQQVWLVTATPFELADTIARRLGLTGALGTVAESVDGVFTGRLVGEILHGTGKAHAVRALAIREGLNLRRCAAYSDSYNDVPMLSLVGTAVAINPDADLRDLARKRGWEIRDFRTARKAARIGVPSALALGAAGGALAAIASRRNER, from the coding sequence CTGGCCGACGAGCCCAAGCCACCGGCGCCGGCCGACCTGACGGCCGCGGCGTTCTTCGACGTGGACAACACGATGGTGCACGGCTCGTCGCTCGTGCACTTCGCCCGCGGACTGGCAGCGCGCAAGTACTTCACCTACCGGGACGTGCTGGGGTTCGTCTACGCCCAGGCCAAGTTCCAGCTGACGGGCCGCGAGAACAGCGAGGACGTGGCCGAGGGCAAGCGCAAGGCGCTGTCGTTCATCGAGGGCCGCCCGACCACCGAGCTGGTGGAACTCGGCGAGGAGATCTACGACGAGATCATCGCCGACAAGATCTGGCCCGGCACGCGCGATCTGGCCCAGATGCACCTCGACGCGGGTCAGCAGGTGTGGCTCGTCACGGCGACGCCCTTCGAGTTGGCCGATACGATCGCCCGCCGCCTGGGCCTGACCGGTGCGTTGGGCACCGTCGCGGAGTCGGTCGACGGCGTCTTCACGGGCCGCCTGGTCGGCGAGATCCTGCACGGCACGGGCAAGGCGCATGCCGTGCGTGCCCTGGCGATTCGCGAGGGGCTGAACCTGCGCCGCTGCGCGGCCTATTCCGACAGCTACAACGATGTGCCGATGCTGTCGCTGGTCGGGACCGCGGTGGCGATCAACCCCGACGCCGACCTGCGGGACCTGGCGCGCAAACGGGGCTGGGAGATCCGCGACTTCCGGACTGCCCGCAAAGCCGCCCGGATCGGGGTTCCGTCGGCGTTGGCGCTCGGCGCCGCGGGCGGGGCGCTGGCCGCGATCGCGTCACGGCGAAACGAGCGCTGA